A window of Nonomuraea angiospora genomic DNA:
CGAACCCGACGAAGGCCCGCCGCGCGGAGATCGCCCCGTCCTGGCCGGACCATGGCTCGGCCGCGACCGCCAGCGCCACCGGCGCCTGGCCGAGGTCGTGGTCCGGCAGCAGCTCCCGGGCGGTGAGGGTGTCGAGCAGCGGCCCCTGGTACAGCACCGAACCGAGCAGCTCGGCCAGCCGTACGGTGTCGGAGGCGCGGAGCGCGCCGAGCCCGACCAGCCCCTCCCACACCATCGCGCGGATCTCGCGGCTGTCCTCGCCGCCGCCCTCGGCGCGCGGCCGGTCGGCCATCCGCCGCACCAGCGGCGCCAGATCCTCGTCGAAGAAGTCGGCGATCGCCGTGGTCTCCACTGCGGTCATGACGGCAACCCCAATTTCGATGTGGCGACAAAGAACAGCATGATCTCCGAGGAGCCCTGCGCGAGCGTGAGCCCCGGGGCCTCCCGGAGCGCGGCGTCGAAGACGCCCTCGGCGATCGCCTCGGGATCGCGTGCGTCCAGCAGCGCCCGCGGTCCGAGCAGTTCGACCGCGGCCACCGACACTTCCTTGGCCGTCTCCGACGTGTACCACTTGGCGGTCGCCGAGTGCACCTCGTCGGGCCGTCCCTCGTGCAGGTTGGTCACGCACCGCCAGGCCAGCAGCCGCGCCGCGCGCACGCGCGTCTCCAGCTGCACCAGCCGCTGCTCGCACCCGGGCGGCGCGTGCTCGCGCAGCGCGGCCAGCGTGCGCTCCGCCTTGGCGGAGTGGTCGAGCCCGGTGCGCTCCAGCGGGAGCACCTTGCCCAGCACCTGCCAGCCGTCGTCGACCTCGCCGAGCACGTCCTCGGGCCCGACCCGGATCCCGTCCAGCGTCACCAGGTCGAAGCGCTCCTCGGACAGGTTCCACACCGGTTCGATGACCACGCCCATGCTCTGCAGCGGCACCAGGAACAGCGTGATCCCGAAGAAGTTCACCGGGCCGGTCGAGGTGCGGGCGGCGCACAGCGCGAAATCACTGTGCTGCGCCTTCATGTTGTAGATCTTCCGGCCGTACAGGCGCCAGCCGTCGCCGTCCGGCTCGGCGCGCGTGGTCAGCGACGCCAGGTCGGATCCGACATCCGGCTCGCTGAACAGCACGTTGGCCGTGATCTCGCCGCGCGCCAGGCGCGGCAGGAACCGCTCCTTCTGCTCCTGCGTGCCGAACAGGTGGATGGCCATCCCGACGATGTCGATGCCCAGGGAGTGCACGTTCTCGGGCACGCCGTGGCGGATCATCTCCTCGGTGAGGATCGCCTTCTCCACGATCGTGGCGTCCGCGCCGCCGTAACGCTCGGGCCAGTTGACCGCGAGCCAGCCGAGCTTGCCCAGCCGCTGGTGCACGTCGAGCAGCCCGCTCTCCTGTCCGTACGGCATCCGCCGGGACTGTGCGATCTCCGCGCGCACCGCGTCCTCGCACAGCAGCCTGCAGACCTCTTCCCGGAAGCCGTCCTGTTCCGGCGTGAAGGCCGGCATCATCGGACACTCACCTCGCCTAGTCTGTCGCGCATCGCTTCCGCCAGCGCTTCGATGTGTGGGGATTGGAGCATGGTGTAGTGGTCGCCCCGCACCACCTCGATCTCGTCGGCGTAGGCACGCCATCGGTCGAGCCGTCCGGGCTCCGAGCCCTCGGCGCACAGCAGCACCACGCGGCTGTCCACGCGCGACGGACGGAACGCCAGGAGCGCTCGCACGTTCGCGGCGAACACCGGGAACCGTTCGGCCAGCTCGGCCTGGCCCGGCTCGGCGCCCATCGCCGCGACGTCGGCGGCGAACCAGGCGCTCAGCTCGTCGTCGCCGGGGCGGGGTGGCGCGTCGTCCGGGATGGCGGTGTCGAGCACGAACGTCAACGCCACCTCGCCGTCCTGACGCGCCATTTCGAGCGCCACCGCTCCGCCGACCGACCAGCCGCCGACCTGCAGCGGCCCGTCGGGCCGGACCTCGCGGACCGCGGCCAGATAGTCGGCCGCGAGGGCGGGCAGCCGCCGTTCCCCGATCGCGGCGCCGTGCAGGCCCGGATCCTCCAGCGCGTAGACGGGCTGGTCGTCGCCCAGCAGCGTGGCCAGCACGGCGTAGGGCGCCACCGATCCGCCCGCCGCGTGCACGAGGAACAGCGGTGGCTTCGTGCCCGCGGGGCTGAGCGGCACCAGCGGAGAGACCGTCCGCTGGTCCCGTCCCTCCGGCGGCGCGGAAGCGACCCGGGCGAGGGCCTCCTCCCGTTTGTGCCGCAACCGCCGCTGCAGCAGCGCGCGTCGTTTCTCCTCCACCGTGGAGGCAGGCGAACCGGCCATCAGCCCGACTCCTTCAGCAGCCGATCGAGCTCGTCCTCAGAGAGGTCGGCGACCTGGGCCTCCAGCTGCGCCACCTCGTCCTCGCCCAGCAGGGCGCGCTGCGCGTCGTCGATCTGGGCGGCGAACTGGCTGAGCAGCGGGTAGCTGAACAGCCGCCGCGGGTCGAGCGTCACCTGGAAGGCGTCGCGCACCCGCGAGATCATCTGCGTCACCTGCAGGGAGTTGCCGCCGAGGACGAAGAAGTTGTCCTGCGCGCCGATGCTGCCGGCGTCGAGGCTCAGCAGGCCCTGCCAGATCTCGGCCAGCCGGCGCTGCGTCTCGGTGGTCAGCTCGACCTGTCCCGTCTCGCCGTCGGGGCGAGGATCGGGCAACCGCGCGTGGTCCACCTTTCCGGTCGAGGTCAGCGGGAGCTGCTCCAGCTGTACGTAGTCGGTGGGCACCATGTGCAGCGGCAGCAGCCCGGCCAGGTGTTCGCGCAGCGCGTCCGGCTCGAACTCGCCGACCACGTAGGCGGCCAGCCAGGCCGACGTCGTGCCCGCGTCGCGCACGGTCACGACGCACTGCCGCACGCCGGTGAAGCTCTCGATGGCGTGCTCGATCTCGCCGAGCTCCACGCGCAGCCCGCGCAGCTTCACCTGGCGGTCGACCCGGCCCAGGAACTCCAGCTGGCCGTCGGAGTTCCAGCGCACCAGGTCGCCGGTGGCGTACATGCGCTCGCCCGGCGTGGCGGCGAACGGGTCGGGCAGGAACTTCTCGGCGGTCTGGTCGGGCCGGCCGAGGTAGCCGATGGCCAGACCGGCGCCGGCCATAAAGAGCTCCCCGGGAACGCCGACCGGCACGGGCCGCAGCGCCTTGTCCAGGACGTAGGCCCGCTGATTGGCCATCGCCCGGCCGATCGGCGGCGGCCCGTCCAGCGGCTCCGGCGGGCACAGGTAGTCCACGCACGTGACCGTGACCTCCGTGGGCCCGTACCCGTTGTGGAACTCGCGCCCCGGCTTGCTCCACCGGTTGACCAGATCGGGGCCGAACGGCTCCATGCCGATGAAGCAGACCCTCAGATCGTCCAGAGCGGACGGGTCGAGCAGCCCCAGCACCGCGGGCGGGATGTCCACCATCGTCACCCGCTCGCGGGCCAGCAGCCGCTGCAGCGCTTCGGGGTCGAGCAGCTCGGAGCGCGGCGCGCCCACGATGGTCCCGCCGGCGGTCAGCGTCGAGAACACGTCCGACACGCTCACGTCGAAGGCGGGGTTGGAGAACTGCAGGATCCTGTCGTCCGGCGTCACCGAGAACATCTGCTGGAAGGTGGTGCAGAAGTTGACCACCGCCCGGTGGGGGACCAGGACCCCCTTGGGGGTGCCGGTCGAGCCGGAGGTGTAGATGACGTAGGCCGTGTCCTCCCGTGCCACGCGCACCGAAGGCGGCGAAGCGGGCCTCCCGTCGAGCGCGTCCGTGTCCAGCAGGATCCGCCCCACGTCCGCGGGCACGCGGTCGGCGAGATCCGACGTCGTCACCACCGCCGCCACGTCGGCGTCGCCGAGCTGGTAGGCCAGCCGCTCCGGCGGGTACTGCGGGTCGAGCGGCAGCCACGCCCCGCCCGCCTTGAGCACGCCGAGCTCGGCGGCCGGCAGGTCGAAGCCGCGTTCGAGCAGCACCCCGACCACGCGCCCTGGCGTCACCTTGAACTCCTCGACGAGCGCGTGCGCCAGCCGGCTGGACCGCTCGTCCAGCTGCGCGTAGGTCAGGTCCTCGTCCCCGAACCGCATCGCGACCGCGTCGGGCGCCTCGGCCACGCGCGCCGCGAACAGCTCGTGCAGCAGGCGCTCGTCGGGCTCGCCGGGCGTGGGATTCCACTCGGTGAGTACGCGCAGATATTCGCTGTTGGACATGACGTCCAGCGCGTCCACCCGGGCGTCCGGCCTGGACAGCGCGTCGGCCATGACGGTGGCGAAGTGTTCCACCAGCCGCTCGATGCGCTCGTGGTCGAACAGCTCGGAGGAGTACTCGATCCACACGCCCAGCCCGCCGTCCGGCAGGTCGTTGATCTGGAACGTGATGTCGAACCGGGTCGTCTCCGGCTGCGGGGTCAGCATCTCGACCTCTACGCCGGGCAGGCGCCAGCGCGCGATCATCGGCTCGGGCAGCAGCGTGAACAGGTGCGCGACCAGCGGATTCCGCCCCGGCAGCCGCTCCGGCTTGAGCTCCTCCACCAGGCGGCCGAACGGCACGTCCTGGTGGGCCATCGCCTCGAGGATGTTGTCGTTGGCGGCGTGCACCAGGTCGCGGAACACGGGGTTGCCCTCGAGATTGCCGCGGACCACCACCGTGTTGGCGAAGAACCCCATCATGGGTTCGATCTCCGAGCGCGTCCGCCCGGAAAGGACCGAGCCGAGCGCGATGTCCTGCTGGCCGGTGTAGCGGTTCACCAGGACCTGGTATCCGGCCATCGTCAGGGCGAGCAGGGAGACGCCCTCGGCCTTGGCCAGCTCGCGGATCCCGCGTGCGAGGTCGTCGGGCAGGCGGGTCTCGTAGATCCGGCCGGCGCCGGTGGGCGCCGACGGGCGCTGCCGGTCGGTACGCCACTCCAGCGGTTCCATCCCGTCCGCCACGGAGTGCCAGTACTCGATCTGCTTGGCCGGCTCCTCGCTGAGCAGCCAGAGCCGCTGCCACGCCGCGAAGTCGGCGGGCTGAAGGGTCAGCTCGGGGAACTCCGCGCCCTCCGGATCCGTGTAGCGGGCGGTCAGTTCCTCGGCGAACTGGCGCGAGGACCATCCGTCGATGACGATGTGATGCCAGACGATGGACAGCACGTGGTCCTCGGGGCCCAGGCGCAGCAGGGCGAACCGGTACGGCGGGCTGTTGCGCAGGTCGAACTCCTCGCGCACCTGCCCGTCGATCCAGTCCTGGATGGACTCCTCGCTCCCGTCGGTGACCGGCAGGTTCCACGTCTCGGGCGGCGGATCGACGGTCTGGAAGGGCACGCCGTGCTCGTCGCCGAACCGGGTGCGCAGGCTCTCGTGCCGCGCGACTATCCCGCGCAGCGCCGCCGAGAGTGCGGCCACGTCGAGCGGCCCGCGCAGGCGCATCGCGAACGGCACGTTGTAGACCGGCGCGCCCGCGACCATCTGGTGCAGGAACCACAGGAACCGCTGCTGCTCGGCGATGGCCATCTTGCCCGTACGCGGGACGGCGACGATCCGCTCCCGCTCGGCCTTCTCCGCCACGCGCTGGCGGACCTTCATCTCCAGCAAGGCACGCCTGATGTCGGCGACGTTGCGTTCTTTCGGGGCAGTCATGATCTCGGGTTCCTCCTTCACCGTCGCACGCTCAGCGGGCGCAGATCGGTCCACACCTGCGCGATGTGTGCCAGGCACTCGCTCTTGTCGCCCTCGGCTCCGGCCTCGCGCCAGCCGGTCGGAATCTCCCGGCCGGCGGGCCAGATCGAGTACTGCTCCTCGTGGTTGATCACCACGACGAATTTCTCTTCCATTGCGCCTACCTTTCTTGCGGTACGAAGGCGGGAATGTCGGTCAGCTCACCGAGGTAGCGGTCGAGCGTCCTGAGCCCGTCCGCCACCGGCCGCGCCAGCGAGGCCGCGTGCCGGCTGAACCGCCGGGCGTCGAAGTGCCGGGAGCCGTCGGTGAACAGCTGGTCGAACTCGGCCGGCGCCGCGTCGCAGTCGCCGGT
This region includes:
- a CDS encoding acyl-CoA dehydrogenase family protein codes for the protein MMPAFTPEQDGFREEVCRLLCEDAVRAEIAQSRRMPYGQESGLLDVHQRLGKLGWLAVNWPERYGGADATIVEKAILTEEMIRHGVPENVHSLGIDIVGMAIHLFGTQEQKERFLPRLARGEITANVLFSEPDVGSDLASLTTRAEPDGDGWRLYGRKIYNMKAQHSDFALCAARTSTGPVNFFGITLFLVPLQSMGVVIEPVWNLSEERFDLVTLDGIRVGPEDVLGEVDDGWQVLGKVLPLERTGLDHSAKAERTLAALREHAPPGCEQRLVQLETRVRAARLLAWRCVTNLHEGRPDEVHSATAKWYTSETAKEVSVAAVELLGPRALLDARDPEAIAEGVFDAALREAPGLTLAQGSSEIMLFFVATSKLGLPS
- a CDS encoding thioesterase domain-containing protein gives rise to the protein MAGSPASTVEEKRRALLQRRLRHKREEALARVASAPPEGRDQRTVSPLVPLSPAGTKPPLFLVHAAGGSVAPYAVLATLLGDDQPVYALEDPGLHGAAIGERRLPALAADYLAAVREVRPDGPLQVGGWSVGGAVALEMARQDGEVALTFVLDTAIPDDAPPRPGDDELSAWFAADVAAMGAEPGQAELAERFPVFAANVRALLAFRPSRVDSRVVLLCAEGSEPGRLDRWRAYADEIEVVRGDHYTMLQSPHIEALAEAMRDRLGEVSVR
- a CDS encoding non-ribosomal peptide synthetase; the protein is MTAPKERNVADIRRALLEMKVRQRVAEKAERERIVAVPRTGKMAIAEQQRFLWFLHQMVAGAPVYNVPFAMRLRGPLDVAALSAALRGIVARHESLRTRFGDEHGVPFQTVDPPPETWNLPVTDGSEESIQDWIDGQVREEFDLRNSPPYRFALLRLGPEDHVLSIVWHHIVIDGWSSRQFAEELTARYTDPEGAEFPELTLQPADFAAWQRLWLLSEEPAKQIEYWHSVADGMEPLEWRTDRQRPSAPTGAGRIYETRLPDDLARGIRELAKAEGVSLLALTMAGYQVLVNRYTGQQDIALGSVLSGRTRSEIEPMMGFFANTVVVRGNLEGNPVFRDLVHAANDNILEAMAHQDVPFGRLVEELKPERLPGRNPLVAHLFTLLPEPMIARWRLPGVEVEMLTPQPETTRFDITFQINDLPDGGLGVWIEYSSELFDHERIERLVEHFATVMADALSRPDARVDALDVMSNSEYLRVLTEWNPTPGEPDERLLHELFAARVAEAPDAVAMRFGDEDLTYAQLDERSSRLAHALVEEFKVTPGRVVGVLLERGFDLPAAELGVLKAGGAWLPLDPQYPPERLAYQLGDADVAAVVTTSDLADRVPADVGRILLDTDALDGRPASPPSVRVAREDTAYVIYTSGSTGTPKGVLVPHRAVVNFCTTFQQMFSVTPDDRILQFSNPAFDVSVSDVFSTLTAGGTIVGAPRSELLDPEALQRLLARERVTMVDIPPAVLGLLDPSALDDLRVCFIGMEPFGPDLVNRWSKPGREFHNGYGPTEVTVTCVDYLCPPEPLDGPPPIGRAMANQRAYVLDKALRPVPVGVPGELFMAGAGLAIGYLGRPDQTAEKFLPDPFAATPGERMYATGDLVRWNSDGQLEFLGRVDRQVKLRGLRVELGEIEHAIESFTGVRQCVVTVRDAGTTSAWLAAYVVGEFEPDALREHLAGLLPLHMVPTDYVQLEQLPLTSTGKVDHARLPDPRPDGETGQVELTTETQRRLAEIWQGLLSLDAGSIGAQDNFFVLGGNSLQVTQMISRVRDAFQVTLDPRRLFSYPLLSQFAAQIDDAQRALLGEDEVAQLEAQVADLSEDELDRLLKESG
- a CDS encoding MbtH family protein, whose product is MEEKFVVVINHEEQYSIWPAGREIPTGWREAGAEGDKSECLAHIAQVWTDLRPLSVRR